From the Vibrio algarum genome, one window contains:
- a CDS encoding glycoside hydrolase family 3 N-terminal domain-containing protein, translated as MCIYKNKNHTTVERVKDLLSKMTFEEKVAQLGAQWLILDESGNHQERELEMSNNSANRTVKEKLMHGLGQIARPLGTHTVGAKKGVIALNKLQKYLVEETRLGIPAIPHEECLVGLMAQGGTLYPSSLNYGHTWNPELIEKVAEDIGRQARAVGAKQGLAPVLDVSRDVRWGRTEETLAEDPYLVGMMATSYVKGLQGKDRDFMATLKHYVGHSASEGARNHAPVNLGFRELNDTFLLPFEMAVKLGNAGSVMPAYHDIDGEPCHSSNYLMTEILRNQWGFDGLIVADYGGIELLSEHHATAEDRVDAAAQAFNAGLDMELPDDACTTYIAQAIERGLINQEKIDEIVSRILSVKFELGLFENPYTPVPTESLHNEISEQLAYQVASESIVLLKNDGLLPLAESCKVALLGATADDPLALLGGYSFPVHLILSGHDSTERVAKSIKEAFEERMSVIDYQKGCDILTERHGGAPVFPGDVDMAIAQNTLSPVSKDTSHIESATSSIQGADVAVVCVGDLAGLFQTGTIGEGSDADSLDLPGVQQQLLDAALDSGKPVVVLVTGGRPYCLGRAEDEAAAIVYGWAPGQRGADAIADVLTGVINPSGKLTISIPKNVGAVPYFYNHKLKSAGTPIAFHFGSRFNFGFGLSYTSFDYSNSTLVKSDYDFDESVTISVDITNTGHRAGAEIVQLYARDKVCSVVRPVKELKGFKKLYLEPGETKTVLFSLPIDMLSFTDFSYQRVVEGGEFDLMLGRSSQEIEARHTIKVKPGKKALPKEWEMVCEVFVK; from the coding sequence ATGTGTATCTATAAAAATAAAAACCATACAACTGTCGAGCGTGTGAAAGATCTCCTTTCAAAAATGACATTCGAAGAGAAAGTGGCTCAATTAGGTGCGCAGTGGCTCATTCTTGATGAAAGTGGTAACCATCAAGAACGTGAGTTAGAAATGTCCAATAATAGCGCTAATCGAACGGTAAAAGAGAAACTAATGCATGGTCTCGGGCAAATTGCACGACCACTCGGGACTCATACGGTCGGTGCAAAAAAAGGTGTTATTGCACTTAATAAGCTTCAAAAATACTTAGTGGAAGAGACTCGGTTAGGCATTCCTGCCATTCCGCACGAGGAGTGTTTGGTCGGTCTAATGGCACAAGGTGGAACCCTTTATCCTTCTTCTTTGAATTACGGGCATACTTGGAACCCGGAGTTAATAGAGAAAGTGGCAGAAGACATTGGTCGTCAAGCGAGAGCCGTGGGAGCGAAGCAGGGGCTTGCACCAGTTTTGGATGTATCTCGTGATGTTCGTTGGGGGAGAACGGAAGAAACATTGGCTGAAGACCCTTACCTTGTAGGTATGATGGCAACAAGCTATGTGAAAGGTTTGCAAGGCAAAGATCGTGATTTTATGGCAACGTTAAAACACTATGTCGGGCATTCGGCAAGTGAAGGTGCAAGAAATCACGCACCGGTAAACCTTGGTTTTAGAGAGCTGAATGATACATTTTTATTGCCATTTGAAATGGCGGTGAAGCTAGGCAACGCCGGCTCGGTGATGCCGGCTTACCATGATATTGATGGTGAACCTTGCCATAGTTCAAATTACTTGATGACCGAAATTTTACGTAACCAGTGGGGTTTTGATGGTCTTATTGTCGCTGACTACGGTGGTATTGAGCTTCTTAGTGAGCACCACGCAACGGCTGAAGATCGCGTGGATGCGGCAGCACAGGCATTTAATGCTGGCCTTGATATGGAGTTGCCCGATGATGCATGTACAACTTACATTGCTCAGGCGATTGAGCGAGGGCTTATAAACCAAGAAAAAATCGATGAAATTGTTTCACGTATTTTGTCAGTGAAGTTTGAATTAGGTTTGTTTGAAAATCCATATACACCCGTGCCCACGGAATCTCTTCACAACGAAATAAGTGAACAATTGGCATATCAAGTTGCGAGTGAATCCATTGTACTTCTAAAGAATGATGGTCTATTACCTTTGGCAGAAAGTTGCAAAGTGGCACTTCTTGGCGCTACGGCTGATGACCCACTAGCACTGCTCGGTGGTTATAGCTTTCCTGTCCATTTGATATTAAGTGGTCACGACTCAACAGAACGTGTCGCAAAATCAATTAAAGAGGCGTTTGAAGAGCGAATGTCAGTCATTGATTATCAAAAAGGCTGCGATATTCTAACGGAACGTCATGGCGGAGCACCCGTGTTCCCAGGTGATGTTGACATGGCCATCGCCCAGAATACCTTGTCACCAGTAAGTAAGGATACGTCGCACATTGAATCTGCTACCTCTAGCATCCAAGGTGCTGATGTTGCGGTCGTTTGTGTCGGTGATCTTGCGGGGTTATTCCAAACGGGTACGATTGGTGAAGGTTCAGACGCGGATTCATTGGATCTACCAGGTGTGCAACAACAGTTGCTTGATGCTGCGTTAGATAGCGGAAAACCAGTGGTGGTTCTTGTAACTGGCGGTCGACCATATTGCTTGGGTCGTGCAGAAGATGAAGCCGCTGCTATTGTGTACGGTTGGGCTCCGGGTCAACGTGGTGCTGATGCAATTGCCGATGTGCTAACCGGAGTTATCAACCCTAGCGGTAAGCTGACTATTTCGATTCCTAAAAACGTGGGCGCAGTACCATACTTCTATAACCATAAGTTGAAAAGTGCAGGTACGCCAATTGCGTTCCATTTCGGTTCGCGATTCAACTTTGGTTTTGGTCTAAGCTACACAAGCTTTGATTACTCTAATTCAACTCTAGTAAAATCAGACTACGACTTCGATGAATCAGTCACCATTTCAGTGGATATCACCAACACGGGACACCGTGCAGGCGCTGAGATTGTTCAGTTGTATGCGCGAGATAAAGTGTGTTCTGTTGTTCGTCCAGTCAAAGAACTAAAAGGGTTTAAAAAGTTATATTTAGAACCGGGTGAAACTAAAACAGTTCTCTTTAGCCTACCTATCGACATGCTGAGTTTTACTGATTTTTCTTATCAACGTGTGGTTGAAGGCGGTGAGTTTGATTTGATGTTAGGTCGTTCATCGCAAGAGATTGAGGCGCGTCATACTATTAAAGTGAAACCCGGCAAGAAAGCTTTGCCAAAAGAGTGGGAAATGGTGTGCGAAGTGTTTGTAAAATAA
- a CDS encoding sulfite exporter TauE/SafE family protein, with amino-acid sequence MITDYLFYLTAVPAVLLYAIGKGGFGGALGVIAVPMMALTSSPVQAASVLLPILCVMDVFAIRYHYKNCDLSELKLMLPSAIVGIVIASFAMGVVSEQSLELFIGTISLLFCLQYYLKGATTKTYKYSGYFWSSLSGFSSTLIHAGGGPISMYMLPKKLDKMVMVGTMAVFFGIMNLIKLIPYAYLGNFDQQNLLTSLVLTPLAPIGVKLGTLLLNVISQQRVYQICYFMLTLSGGKLFFSGIFG; translated from the coding sequence ATGATCACTGATTATCTATTCTATTTAACGGCTGTTCCAGCAGTGCTTCTCTATGCCATTGGTAAAGGTGGTTTTGGCGGCGCATTAGGTGTTATAGCAGTGCCAATGATGGCGTTGACATCAAGCCCGGTTCAGGCTGCAAGTGTGTTATTGCCAATTCTATGCGTAATGGATGTCTTTGCTATTCGTTATCACTATAAAAACTGTGATTTATCTGAATTGAAACTGATGTTACCGTCTGCGATTGTCGGTATTGTGATTGCTTCATTCGCTATGGGTGTGGTATCTGAGCAAAGTTTAGAGCTTTTCATTGGGACGATTTCATTACTATTCTGCCTTCAATACTACTTGAAGGGCGCCACAACGAAAACGTACAAATATTCCGGCTATTTTTGGAGCAGTTTATCAGGATTCTCTAGCACTCTTATCCATGCAGGGGGAGGACCAATTAGCATGTATATGCTGCCGAAGAAACTAGACAAAATGGTGATGGTCGGCACGATGGCTGTTTTTTTCGGTATTATGAACCTGATTAAACTTATACCTTATGCTTATTTAGGTAATTTCGATCAGCAAAATCTGTTGACGTCTCTGGTACTTACCCCATTAGCGCCGATAGGGGTTAAATTAGGTACACTATTATTGAATGTGATCAGTCAACAGAGGGTTTACCAGATTTGTTATTTCATGCTTACACTCTCTGGTGGAAAATTATTTTTTAGTGGAATATTTGGTTAA